The Spiroplasma citri genomic sequence AATGTTCTCCATCAGATATTTTTTTACTTATTTCTTGTAAAGTTATATATTTTATACCTTTTTTAATATTTCTAACTTTTATGATTTTTAAAAAATAATAAAACATTGGGAGTAATCTATAACCAAATTCTAAATCATTTAATTTAACTGTAAAAATCTTCATTAGTTTTTTTCACTTTCCATAATCTTTAATTCCCATTCTTTATATTCTTTAGAAATATTTTTTATATAATCTTCACTAATTTAATTTCCTCGTCTATCATGACCACAAGTTTCAGCAATTGCCATAAATATTTCATAATTTTCTGGGATTTTTTCTTTTGAAAGTTTTTGGAAAATTAATACACTTGTTTTTGTAGAAGTATTAGGTTGGAAAGTTTCTATTGGTAAATCAATAATTCCCAAAATCCTCCCTTGGTTTTTAATTCAATTTCTTATAAAAGCAAAAGTATCATTACCAAAAATACCATCTGGTAGTACAATAGCCATATTGCCACCTTCTTTTAATAATTGAATATTTCTTTCTATAAATAAAACCTGAGGTGCTTCTTTTTCATTTAATTTACCTTTGCTTCAAATTCCACTTTTTTTATCCTTTTTTCATTTATATGCTAATTCATATTGTTTTAATTTTTCTTCACCTCTAACAGGAATTTTACTTCCAAAAGGTGGATTCGTTAATAAAATACTAAATTTTCCCTTATCTATCTTAATACGTGTTTTATAATCTCACGTATTAATATTTTCTAAGGTATCCTCACAAAAAATACCACTTTTCCCATCTCCTAAAATTGCCATATAAGCCTTTGCAACTCTTGTCAAAAAGTAATCTTTATCTATTTCTCTAATTTTATTTAATGCAACTTCCATTTTCTCTTCTTTTAAATTTTCAGCATTTCAATCAAGTCTTTTTCCTTCAATATCTAATTTATTTCATATATATCGTAAAGATTCAATTAAAAAACCATCGCTACCACAACTAGGATCTATTATTAAGTCTTCATCATTTGGTTCTAATATTTCAACCATCATTTTTACTACATTTCTTGGTGTAAAAAATTGTCCTTGACCACCTTTTAAAGCATGCCCTATAAAAATTTCAAATGCATCAGCAATGATATCCCTTTCTGCTTCAATTAGGCATCAATTTTGAAGTTCGCCAACAATATATATCATGGACTTTGCATCTAAAGAAATGTTATCACTAGAATCTATGTTTTCTTTATATTTGCGTTTTACCTTTTCAAATATATTTAATATTCTCTTTTTAACATCATTTTCATTTTCATTAATACCTGCTCTAAGCTCAATTATTGATTCAGGTTTGGTAAAACGTTCATCATAAATTTTGCAAAAAATA encodes the following:
- a CDS encoding HsdM family class I SAM-dependent methyltransferase — encoded protein: MFKRKDLKPTHNLKGTFKAIRNHLFANTLGATRDEVLAQQLINVIFCKIYDERFTKPESIIELRAGINENENDVKKRILNIFEKVKRKYKENIDSSDNISLDAKSMIYIVGELQNWCLIEAERDIIADAFEIFIGHALKGGQGQFFTPRNVVKMMVEILEPNDEDLIIDPSCGSDGFLIESLRYIWNKLDIEGKRLDWNAENLKEEKMEVALNKIREIDKDYFLTRVAKAYMAILGDGKSGIFCEDTLENINTWDYKTRIKIDKGKFSILLTNPPFGSKIPVRGEEKLKQYELAYKWKKDKKSGIWSKGKLNEKEAPQVLFIERNIQLLKEGGNMAIVLPDGIFGNDTFAFIRNWIKNQGRILGIIDLPIETFQPNTSTKTSVLIFQKLSKEKIPENYEIFMAIAETCGHDRRGN